The following coding sequences lie in one Micromonospora sp. R77 genomic window:
- a CDS encoding ATP-binding protein — protein sequence MTDACGRWNVPELAGPASLVLSELVGNVVRHAGTPMQVTLTLRRPYLQLAVADGSRRAACAATGRDLRAEGGRGLLLVRELTQRWGSAPAGDGKVVWALLPAI from the coding sequence GTGACCGACGCCTGCGGGCGGTGGAACGTCCCGGAGCTGGCCGGTCCGGCCTCGCTGGTGCTCAGCGAGCTGGTCGGCAACGTGGTCCGGCACGCCGGCACCCCGATGCAGGTGACGCTGACCCTCCGCCGGCCCTACCTTCAGCTGGCCGTGGCCGACGGCAGCCGGCGGGCGGCGTGCGCCGCGACCGGCCGTGACCTGCGCGCCGAGGGCGGCCGAGGGCTGCTGCTGGTGCGGGAGCTGACGCAGCGCTGGGGCAGCGCCCCGGCCGGCGACGGAAAAGTCGTCTGGGCACTGCTACCGGCGATCTGA
- the ctaD gene encoding cytochrome c oxidase subunit I: protein MPKRVVTEPARDRGPAILAPARFGGYPGPVRGAVKGSSLIKLLATTDAKLIGLLYLGTSFAYFLVGGFMAMLIRAELAQPGMQFLSPEQYNQMFTMHGTIMLLLFATPMVFGFGNYLVPLQIGAPDVAFPRLNAFAYWLYFFGALIAVGGFFTPQGSADFGWTAYTPLSTAQHSPGVGANMWVVGLAVSGLGTILGAVNLITTVLTLRAPGMTMFRMPIFTWNLLLTSVLVILVFPLLAAALFALAADRILHSHVFDPTTGGPMLWQHLFWFFGHPEVYIIALPFFGIITEIIPVFSRKPIFGYTGLVLATIAITVLSMSVWAHHMFATGQVLLPFFSILSYLIAVPTGVKFFNWIGTMWKGQLTFETPMLFAVGFLVTFLLGGLTGVLLASPPVDFHVTDTYFVVAHFHYVLFGTIVFAAFGGLYFWFPKMTGRLLDERLGKAHFWTMFIGFHATFLVQHWLGNEGMPRRYADYLPSDGFTTLNMISTIGSFVLGASTLFLIWNIWKSWRYGAMVTVDDPWGFGNSLEWATTCPPPLRNFDRMPRIRSERPAFDAKYGTLVADLGRDLPQRTTKPPQHFAEELRHERHRPESPAAEGAHGARAAVEYQPAPQSGARPVVVPEPEQIRRPSFEETDVSEEAEPGTPGQPPQETERWRHPRGHGDTPEH, encoded by the coding sequence ATGCCCAAGCGGGTAGTCACGGAACCGGCCCGAGACCGGGGGCCCGCCATCCTGGCACCGGCCCGGTTCGGCGGTTACCCGGGACCGGTGCGCGGAGCGGTCAAGGGCAGCTCGCTGATCAAGCTGCTCGCCACCACCGACGCGAAGCTGATCGGGCTGCTCTACCTGGGCACCTCGTTCGCGTACTTCCTCGTCGGCGGCTTCATGGCCATGCTGATCCGCGCCGAGCTGGCCCAGCCGGGCATGCAGTTCCTCTCCCCCGAGCAGTACAACCAGATGTTCACCATGCACGGCACGATCATGCTGCTGCTCTTCGCGACACCGATGGTGTTCGGGTTCGGCAACTATCTCGTCCCGTTGCAGATCGGCGCCCCGGACGTGGCGTTCCCCCGGCTCAACGCCTTCGCGTACTGGCTGTACTTCTTCGGCGCGCTGATCGCCGTGGGCGGCTTCTTCACCCCGCAGGGCTCCGCCGACTTCGGCTGGACGGCGTACACCCCGCTGAGCACCGCGCAGCACAGCCCCGGGGTGGGGGCCAACATGTGGGTGGTCGGGCTGGCGGTCTCCGGCCTGGGCACCATCCTCGGCGCGGTCAACCTGATCACCACGGTGCTCACCCTGCGGGCCCCCGGCATGACCATGTTCCGGATGCCGATCTTCACCTGGAACCTGCTGCTGACCAGCGTGCTGGTGATCCTGGTCTTCCCGCTGCTGGCCGCCGCGCTCTTCGCACTCGCCGCGGACCGGATCCTGCACTCCCACGTGTTCGACCCGACCACCGGCGGACCGATGCTGTGGCAGCACCTGTTCTGGTTCTTCGGGCATCCCGAGGTCTACATCATCGCGCTGCCGTTCTTCGGCATCATCACCGAGATCATCCCGGTCTTCTCCCGCAAGCCGATCTTCGGCTACACCGGTCTGGTGCTCGCCACCATCGCCATCACCGTGCTGTCGATGAGCGTCTGGGCGCACCACATGTTCGCCACCGGCCAGGTGCTGCTGCCGTTCTTCAGCATCCTGAGCTATCTCATCGCGGTCCCCACCGGGGTGAAGTTCTTCAACTGGATCGGCACCATGTGGAAGGGGCAGCTGACCTTCGAGACGCCGATGCTCTTCGCCGTCGGTTTCCTGGTTACCTTCCTGCTCGGCGGCCTCACCGGGGTGCTGCTGGCCAGCCCGCCGGTGGACTTCCACGTCACCGACACCTACTTCGTGGTGGCCCACTTCCACTACGTCCTCTTCGGCACCATCGTCTTCGCCGCCTTCGGCGGGCTCTACTTCTGGTTCCCGAAGATGACCGGCCGGCTGCTCGACGAGCGCCTCGGCAAGGCCCACTTCTGGACCATGTTCATCGGCTTCCACGCCACCTTCCTGGTGCAGCACTGGCTCGGCAACGAGGGCATGCCCCGCCGCTATGCCGACTACCTGCCCAGTGACGGCTTCACCACGCTGAACATGATCTCCACGATCGGGTCGTTCGTGCTCGGGGCGTCCACCCTCTTCCTGATCTGGAACATCTGGAAGTCCTGGCGGTACGGCGCGATGGTCACCGTCGACGACCCCTGGGGCTTCGGCAACTCGCTGGAATGGGCCACCACCTGCCCGCCCCCGCTGCGCAACTTCGACCGGATGCCGCGGATCCGCTCCGAACGGCCCGCCTTCGACGCCAAGTACGGCACGCTCGTCGCCGACCTCGGCCGGGACCTGCCGCAGCGGACCACCAAGCCGCCACAGCACTTCGCCGAGGAACTGCGCCACGAACGGCACCGCCCCGAGTCGCCGGCCGCCGAGGGGGCGCACGGCGCCCGCGCGGCCGTCGAGTACCAGCCCGCCCCGCAGTCCGGGGCGCGGCCGGTGGTGGTGCCCGAGCCGGAGCAGATCCGCCGGCCGAGCTTCGAGGAGACGGACGTGTCCGAGGAGGCCGAACCGGGCACGCCGGGCCAGCCACCGCAGGAGACCGAGCGGTGGCGGCACCCGCGCGGCCACGGGGACACCCCGGAACACTGA
- a CDS encoding SigB/SigF/SigG family RNA polymerase sigma factor: MFGQTTTTTPPPPTERGLEDLDAAALAYAARIAGLPPERRQEARDDLVRFALPFAGRLARRYRGRGEPLEDLEQVARLGLVNAVDRYDPERGSFTAYAAITIVGEIKRHFRDRTWGVHVPRRLRDLILEVGQATAALTSELSRAPTVAELSARLETPEEEILAALESAAGYSPASLNAPVGGESSAEFGDLVGESDSALESVDDRVTVSGLLHRLPWRERRILAMRFYGNQTQAEIAARFGISQMHVSRLLSRALTWLRQAMLADAPPPWQNGTAEAEPAKTRISVQQHGDQVVVSVGGEVDRDGADKLRRAMLEAVTGQPREVVVDLVGAGAVDAGGIAALMAGRDAAVRTGVPLRLTRVQPAVRRSLAAAGLPAAD, encoded by the coding sequence ATGTTCGGACAGACCACCACGACCACACCACCACCACCCACCGAGCGCGGGCTGGAGGATCTCGACGCGGCGGCGCTGGCGTACGCGGCGCGGATCGCCGGGCTGCCGCCGGAGCGGCGGCAGGAGGCGCGGGACGACCTCGTCCGGTTCGCGCTGCCCTTCGCCGGCCGGCTCGCCCGCCGCTACCGCGGTCGGGGGGAGCCGCTGGAGGACCTGGAGCAGGTGGCCCGCCTCGGCCTGGTCAACGCGGTCGACCGGTACGACCCGGAGCGGGGCTCGTTCACCGCGTATGCGGCGATCACCATCGTCGGTGAGATCAAACGGCACTTCCGGGACCGCACCTGGGGCGTGCACGTGCCCCGCCGGTTGCGCGACCTGATCCTGGAGGTGGGGCAGGCCACGGCGGCGCTCACCAGTGAGCTGTCCCGCGCGCCCACCGTGGCCGAGCTGTCCGCCCGGTTGGAGACGCCGGAGGAGGAGATCCTCGCCGCGCTGGAGTCGGCCGCCGGTTACAGCCCGGCCTCGCTCAACGCGCCGGTCGGTGGGGAGAGTTCGGCCGAGTTCGGCGACCTGGTCGGTGAGTCGGACAGCGCGCTGGAATCGGTCGACGACCGGGTCACGGTCAGCGGACTGCTGCACCGGCTGCCCTGGCGGGAGCGGCGGATCCTCGCCATGCGCTTCTACGGCAACCAGACGCAGGCGGAGATCGCCGCCCGGTTCGGCATCTCCCAGATGCACGTCTCCCGGCTGCTGTCCCGGGCGCTGACCTGGCTGCGGCAGGCCATGCTCGCCGACGCGCCGCCGCCCTGGCAGAACGGGACGGCCGAGGCGGAGCCGGCGAAGACCCGGATCTCGGTGCAGCAGCACGGCGACCAGGTGGTCGTCTCCGTCGGCGGCGAGGTCGACCGGGACGGTGCGGACAAGTTGCGCCGGGCGATGCTGGAGGCGGTGACCGGGCAGCCCCGCGAGGTGGTGGTCGACCTGGTCGGCGCGGGCGCCGTCGACGCCGGCGGCATCGCCGCGCTGATGGCCGGCCGGGACGCGGCGGTCCGCACCGGGGTGCCGCTGCGACTGACCCGGGTCCAGCCGGCCGTCCGCCGGTCACTGGCCGCCGCCGGCCTGCCCGCGGCCGACTGA
- a CDS encoding CDGSH iron-sulfur domain-containing protein → MPDDEPTAPAAATITPYQDGPLLVRGDFALVTPDGQRIDTRRGTVALCRCGKSALKPFCDGTHKAVRFRAGTDREARGPAQAAERTARAPATVRNDERPAAQLSSR, encoded by the coding sequence ATGCCCGACGACGAGCCCACTGCCCCGGCCGCCGCCACCATCACCCCCTACCAGGACGGACCGCTGCTGGTCCGCGGCGACTTCGCCCTGGTCACCCCGGACGGGCAGCGCATCGACACCCGCCGCGGCACGGTCGCGCTCTGCCGCTGCGGCAAGTCCGCGCTGAAGCCGTTCTGCGACGGCACGCACAAGGCGGTGCGGTTCCGCGCCGGCACCGACCGCGAGGCCCGAGGCCCGGCTCAGGCGGCGGAACGGACCGCCCGAGCCCCGGCGACGGTACGCAACGACGAACGGCCGGCCGCCCAGCTGTCCAGCAGGTGA
- a CDS encoding iron-containing redox enzyme family protein codes for MAALVGIQMDEYGDGRLDRMHAELFRVTVQRLDLDTGYAAHLDRVPAVNLATNNLISLFTAHLLDSWAAGRSSLRTVAGARAVRSAA; via the coding sequence ATGGCCGCGCTGGTCGGGATCCAGATGGACGAGTACGGCGACGGCCGGCTGGACCGGATGCACGCCGAGCTGTTCCGGGTCACCGTGCAGCGGCTGGACCTGGACACCGGCTACGCCGCCCACCTGGACCGGGTGCCGGCGGTGAACCTGGCGACCAACAACCTCATCTCGCTCTTCACCGCTCACCTGCTGGACAGCTGGGCGGCCGGCCGTTCGTCGTTGCGTACCGTCGCCGGGGCTCGGGCGGTCCGTTCCGCCGCCTGA
- a CDS encoding thiamine pyrophosphate-binding protein — translation MADRTGADLVVERLRAWRVPRAFGCPAPAIAPVVAALDASGGDPEFIPARHEETAAFMATGHAKFTGEIGVCLATQGPNAVHLLNGLYDAKLDSKPVVAIIGEDVSGPLGAAHEEIGLSRLFGDVCQFVRYARAPEQVPAVLDQAFRTAAATRSPTCVVLPREVQLAPVRELLPQAAGILSATPGEPLARVLPHDGDLAAAASVLSTGQRVAILVGQGAHGAADEIVALADRLGAGVATSLLGKPVLDERLPFHTGVLGEVGTTAAAQLMGSCDTLLLVGTNDPWTDYLPVPGQARTVQIDIDGRRIGARYPVDVPLVGDAVETLRALLTRVPGRRHQQWRGVVEGSVDRWRAEVAERAAVPAEPINPQLVLQELGTRLPRRGALAVDVGSVLYWYARHLALPPEVTAQLCGTLGSMGCALPYAVAAKLARPDRPVVALLGDGAMQLNGLAELITVAHHWPQWRDPRLVVLVLNNRDQSGRGAGRTPPGESADRRPDVPYAGWARLLGLHGVRVDRPELVGPAWDEVLAADRPSVLEAIVDPAVPLDPPEPALADLRGLFADGDAARRVRERTLANLAVGADGLV, via the coding sequence ATGGCTGACCGTACGGGGGCGGACCTGGTGGTGGAGCGGCTGCGCGCCTGGCGGGTGCCGCGCGCCTTCGGCTGTCCCGCGCCGGCGATCGCCCCCGTGGTGGCGGCCCTGGACGCCTCGGGCGGGGACCCGGAGTTCATCCCCGCCCGGCACGAGGAGACCGCCGCCTTCATGGCCACCGGGCACGCCAAGTTCACCGGCGAGATCGGGGTGTGCCTGGCCACCCAGGGACCGAACGCGGTGCATCTGCTCAACGGCCTCTACGACGCCAAGCTGGACAGCAAACCGGTGGTGGCGATCATCGGGGAGGACGTCTCGGGCCCGCTGGGCGCGGCCCACGAGGAGATCGGCCTGAGCCGGCTCTTCGGCGACGTCTGCCAGTTCGTCCGCTACGCCCGGGCCCCGGAACAGGTGCCCGCGGTGCTGGACCAGGCGTTCCGTACCGCGGCGGCGACCCGGAGCCCCACCTGCGTGGTGCTGCCGCGCGAGGTGCAGCTCGCCCCGGTGCGGGAACTGCTGCCGCAGGCCGCCGGGATCCTCTCGGCGACGCCGGGGGAGCCACTGGCCCGGGTGCTGCCGCACGACGGCGACCTGGCCGCCGCCGCGTCGGTGCTGAGCACCGGCCAGCGGGTGGCGATCCTGGTGGGGCAGGGCGCGCACGGCGCGGCCGACGAGATCGTTGCGCTCGCCGACCGGCTCGGCGCCGGGGTGGCCACCTCGCTGCTGGGCAAGCCGGTGCTCGACGAGCGGCTGCCGTTCCACACCGGCGTGCTCGGCGAGGTCGGCACCACCGCCGCCGCCCAGCTGATGGGCAGCTGCGACACCCTGCTGCTGGTCGGCACCAACGACCCGTGGACCGACTACCTCCCGGTGCCGGGGCAGGCCCGGACCGTCCAGATCGACATCGACGGGCGCCGGATCGGCGCCCGCTACCCGGTGGACGTGCCGCTGGTGGGTGACGCCGTGGAGACGCTGCGTGCCCTGTTGACCCGGGTGCCCGGCCGCCGCCACCAGCAGTGGCGCGGCGTGGTGGAGGGTTCCGTCGACCGGTGGCGGGCGGAGGTGGCGGAACGGGCCGCCGTGCCGGCGGAGCCGATCAACCCGCAACTGGTGCTCCAGGAACTCGGCACCCGGCTGCCCCGTCGTGGCGCCCTCGCCGTCGACGTGGGTTCGGTCCTCTACTGGTACGCCCGGCACCTGGCGCTGCCGCCGGAGGTCACCGCCCAGTTGTGCGGCACGCTCGGCTCGATGGGCTGCGCCCTGCCGTACGCGGTGGCCGCCAAGCTGGCCCGTCCGGACCGACCGGTGGTCGCGCTGCTCGGCGACGGGGCGATGCAGCTCAACGGCCTGGCCGAGCTGATCACCGTGGCGCACCACTGGCCACAGTGGCGCGATCCCCGGCTGGTGGTGCTGGTGCTCAACAACCGGGACCAGTCCGGCCGGGGCGCCGGGCGCACCCCACCAGGGGAGTCGGCCGACCGCCGCCCCGACGTGCCGTACGCCGGGTGGGCCCGGCTGCTGGGGTTGCACGGCGTCCGGGTGGACCGGCCGGAGCTGGTCGGCCCCGCCTGGGACGAGGTCCTCGCCGCGGACCGGCCCAGCGTGCTGGAGGCGATCGTGGACCCGGCCGTGCCGCTGGACCCACCGGAGCCGGCGCTGGCCGATCTGCGCGGCCTCTTCGCCGACGGGGACGCGGCCCGCCGGGTGCGGGAGCGGACGCTCGCCAACCTGGCGGTGGGCGCCGACGGCCTCGTCTAG
- a CDS encoding Vms1/Ankzf1 family peptidyl-tRNA hydrolase: protein MQLSFLRPLYDRPGPWCSVYLDASRDTHDSRPALDLRWRALKGQLLEQGADAGTIDAVERVVRGHDPMPGDYGVAVFATGGRVVLTEYLAAPPLRDLATWSALPHTMPLVAQRGEQVAWVRVLADRTGADAVAVSAGGVPRRAHVQGRESWQLRRVQPGGWSQSRYQRAAMEAWHHNAGDAAAATAELADKVGADVVLVAGDIRATGMIAAQLPERWQDVLVRTDAGKRAGGADPTAMDDLTVQTIAEVADQRVTAALDRFGLQEDVGAGLDAVVRALQRNQVDTMLIVDDASADGQLWVGPDPTEIATDPDQLAAMSVADPQPVRADAALLRALVGTDAELTVLAPEEAPELTDGVGAVLRYVDASTPGRGNG from the coding sequence ATGCAGCTGTCCTTCCTGCGCCCGCTCTACGACCGTCCCGGGCCGTGGTGCTCGGTCTATCTGGACGCCTCCCGGGACACCCACGACTCGCGTCCCGCGCTGGACCTGCGCTGGCGGGCCCTCAAGGGCCAACTGCTGGAGCAGGGCGCCGACGCGGGGACCATCGACGCGGTGGAACGGGTGGTCCGCGGGCACGACCCGATGCCGGGCGACTACGGCGTGGCCGTCTTCGCCACCGGCGGGCGGGTGGTGCTCACCGAGTACCTGGCCGCCCCGCCGCTGCGTGACCTGGCCACCTGGTCCGCGCTGCCGCACACCATGCCGCTGGTCGCCCAGCGTGGTGAGCAGGTCGCCTGGGTGCGGGTGCTCGCCGACCGGACCGGCGCCGACGCCGTGGCGGTCAGCGCCGGCGGGGTGCCCCGCCGCGCCCACGTGCAGGGGCGGGAGAGCTGGCAGCTGCGCCGGGTGCAGCCGGGCGGCTGGTCCCAGTCCCGCTATCAGCGGGCCGCCATGGAGGCGTGGCACCACAACGCCGGCGACGCCGCCGCGGCCACCGCCGAGCTGGCCGACAAGGTCGGCGCCGACGTGGTGCTGGTGGCCGGCGACATCCGGGCCACCGGCATGATCGCCGCCCAGCTCCCCGAGCGGTGGCAGGACGTGCTGGTGCGTACCGACGCGGGCAAGCGGGCCGGCGGCGCCGACCCGACGGCGATGGACGACCTGACCGTGCAGACCATCGCCGAGGTGGCCGACCAGCGGGTCACCGCCGCGCTGGACCGGTTCGGCCTGCAGGAGGACGTCGGCGCGGGCCTGGACGCCGTGGTCCGGGCGCTGCAGCGCAACCAGGTCGACACCATGCTCATCGTGGACGACGCCTCCGCCGACGGGCAGCTGTGGGTCGGCCCCGACCCGACCGAGATCGCCACCGACCCGGACCAGCTCGCCGCCATGTCGGTCGCCGACCCGCAGCCGGTGCGCGCCGACGCCGCCCTGCTGCGGGCGCTGGTCGGCACCGACGCCGAGCTGACCGTGCTGGCGCCGGAGGAGGCGCCGGAGCTCACCGACGGGGTCGGTGCGGTGCTGCGCTACGTCGACGCGAGCACCCCCGGGCGGGGCAATGGCTGA
- a CDS encoding DUF3817 domain-containing protein codes for MREKATRLFVWAAIAEACSWAALLAGMAVKYGPPGNEIGVHVFGPIHGALFVAYGILVLVVARLRGWSPVTTVVALACAVPPFATVVFERRARRRGLLDDPTDARRTPTPVG; via the coding sequence ATGCGCGAGAAGGCGACCAGGCTGTTCGTGTGGGCGGCGATCGCCGAGGCCTGCTCCTGGGCGGCGCTGCTCGCCGGGATGGCCGTCAAGTACGGCCCGCCCGGCAACGAGATCGGCGTGCACGTCTTCGGGCCGATCCACGGCGCGCTCTTCGTGGCGTACGGGATCCTCGTGCTGGTGGTGGCGCGGTTGCGCGGCTGGTCGCCGGTGACCACCGTGGTGGCGTTGGCCTGCGCGGTGCCGCCGTTCGCGACCGTCGTCTTCGAGCGCCGGGCCCGCCGGCGTGGCCTGCTCGACGACCCGACCGACGCGCGCCGGACGCCGACCCCGGTCGGCTGA